The following proteins are co-located in the Paenibacillus sp. FSL H8-0079 genome:
- a CDS encoding NADP-dependent oxidoreductase has protein sequence MRAVQIRKYSKEIHVEINDIETPQIQSHEVLVRVKAAGVNPLDILNMNGSVRMIADYTLPLTLGNELSGVIEAVGDDVLKFKVGDSVYARLPLNKIGAFAEYAAVHEDALSIMPENLSFIEAAAVPLTALTAYQALHDVLQAKPNKKLFIPGGTGGFGAMAIPIAKSMGLTVITSGSERGRSRTLSIGADQFIDYKTEHYADILSDIDYVIDTLGADEIKAELSILKPQGKLVSLKAGPNYRFAADSHFPMWKKALFGLVGARLDSLARKNQNEYRFIFVHSSGSQLQKITALIEKEDIKPSIDSTYTFDEIEKALIKVSTGHSQGKVILTF, from the coding sequence ATGAGAGCAGTCCAAATACGGAAATACTCCAAAGAAATCCATGTGGAAATCAATGATATTGAGACACCTCAGATTCAGAGCCATGAGGTTCTTGTCAGAGTAAAAGCTGCGGGTGTAAATCCGCTGGATATCTTAAATATGAATGGCAGTGTTCGGATGATTGCGGACTATACGTTACCTTTAACTTTAGGGAATGAACTATCTGGTGTCATTGAAGCCGTCGGTGATGATGTTTTGAAATTTAAAGTGGGGGATTCAGTCTATGCCAGGTTGCCTCTAAATAAAATTGGTGCTTTTGCTGAATATGCAGCTGTACATGAGGATGCTTTATCCATTATGCCTGAAAATCTTTCTTTTATCGAAGCTGCTGCAGTACCCCTTACTGCCTTGACCGCGTATCAAGCATTGCATGATGTACTCCAAGCCAAACCGAATAAAAAGCTGTTTATTCCTGGGGGAACCGGTGGTTTCGGTGCGATGGCTATCCCGATTGCCAAGTCCATGGGGCTAACGGTGATTACAAGTGGGAGCGAAAGAGGCAGATCACGTACACTGTCGATCGGAGCAGATCAATTTATTGATTATAAAACCGAACATTATGCTGATATCCTGTCCGATATCGATTATGTGATTGACACCTTGGGTGCGGATGAAATCAAAGCTGAACTAAGCATTTTGAAACCACAGGGGAAATTAGTTTCTTTGAAAGCGGGACCCAATTATCGGTTTGCAGCGGACAGCCATTTTCCAATGTGGAAAAAAGCATTGTTTGGCCTTGTAGGTGCACGCCTGGATTCTTTAGCGCGTAAGAATCAAAATGAATATCGCTTTATATTCGTGCACTCCAGCGGGAGTCAATTGCAAAAAATCACAGCTCTCATAGAAAAAGAAGATATCAAACCCTCGATCGATTCAACCTATACGTTTGATGAAATTGAAAAGGCATTGATTAAAGTGTCCACGGGTCACTCCCAGGGTAAAGTCATTCTTACCTTTTAA
- a CDS encoding alkene reductase produces the protein MEKIWSKTKIGNMELPHRLAMAPMTRSRAQEDGTPGELAALYYAQRATMGLLITEGAQPSDDGQGYLWSPGIYTDKHIEGWKKVTDAVHEAGGYVYIQLMHAGRMSHPDNTPHHRQPVAPSAIAPGVEMFTATGMQDIPVPRELSQEDIQTTIADFRKAAAAAIEAGADGVEIHGANGYLINQFLGENSNTRTDEYGGSIENRARFAIEVTKAIVEEIGAERTGFRISPGTPLGGIQDGEQGSELYRYLVKELAQLDLVYLHVMHLGDENLLQDIRSIWQNPLLVNRAGRTLEDLSVDLDRGLADLVPVGVWSLANPDLVERLQQGAPLNEADPTTFFGLGSKGYTDYPTLEELKSQEGQH, from the coding sequence TTGGAAAAGATATGGAGTAAAACGAAGATTGGCAACATGGAACTGCCCCATCGACTAGCGATGGCACCCATGACACGTAGTCGAGCGCAAGAAGATGGTACACCTGGAGAGTTGGCTGCACTGTATTATGCTCAGCGTGCAACCATGGGACTCCTGATTACGGAAGGTGCACAACCTTCTGATGATGGACAAGGTTACCTGTGGTCACCTGGCATCTACACGGACAAGCATATTGAAGGATGGAAAAAGGTAACGGATGCGGTGCATGAAGCTGGTGGATATGTATACATCCAACTAATGCATGCTGGGCGCATGTCACATCCGGACAATACCCCGCATCATCGTCAACCGGTTGCTCCATCTGCAATCGCACCGGGTGTAGAAATGTTCACGGCCACAGGGATGCAGGATATCCCCGTTCCACGGGAATTGAGTCAGGAGGATATTCAAACCACCATCGCCGATTTCCGAAAAGCAGCAGCTGCAGCGATCGAAGCAGGGGCAGATGGCGTCGAAATTCATGGAGCCAATGGCTATTTGATTAATCAATTCCTCGGAGAGAATTCAAATACACGGACAGATGAGTATGGCGGTTCTATAGAAAATCGTGCTCGCTTTGCGATTGAAGTAACGAAAGCTATCGTCGAGGAAATAGGGGCAGAACGGACAGGCTTCCGTATTTCGCCAGGGACACCGCTGGGTGGGATTCAAGATGGTGAACAAGGTTCTGAACTCTATCGCTACCTTGTAAAAGAATTGGCTCAATTGGATTTGGTTTACCTTCATGTTATGCATCTTGGAGATGAGAATCTGCTGCAAGACATTCGTTCGATCTGGCAAAATCCATTGTTGGTCAATCGGGCTGGAAGAACTTTGGAGGATCTCAGTGTAGATCTAGATCGTGGTCTCGCTGATCTGGTACCAGTGGGTGTATGGTCTTTAGCCAATCCGGATTTGGTGGAACGACTTCAACAAGGTGCGCCACTGAATGAAGCAGACCCGACAACATTCTTTGGATTGGGAAGTAAAGGCTACACGGACTATCCTACGTTGGAAGAATTAAAGTCACAAGAGGGGCAACACTAG
- a CDS encoding SDR family NAD(P)-dependent oxidoreductase produces MKYTVITGASSGIGYETALAFAARGKNLILVARRLDKLEELKSTIQGIDSKVHVIVHTSDLSVTAEAYALYNDLKEYEIETWINNAGLGEGSFIADQNLDKVETMLRVNIESLTILSTLYVRDYADVEGTQLINVSSALGYAIAVGSVAYSASKYYVSAFTEGLAKELELKGAKLKAKVLAPAITETEFVQKSLDAEAFDYKANMPKYHTAKEMAGFMINLYDHNEVVVGIVDQNYEFQLTGAIYPVISELN; encoded by the coding sequence ATGAAATACACCGTAATTACAGGAGCAAGTTCAGGAATTGGATATGAAACGGCATTGGCATTTGCAGCACGGGGCAAAAACTTGATTTTGGTAGCTAGAAGATTGGATAAGCTGGAAGAGCTTAAATCAACCATTCAGGGTATTGACTCTAAAGTACATGTTATCGTTCACACAAGTGACCTGTCTGTTACCGCAGAGGCATACGCACTGTATAACGATTTGAAGGAGTATGAAATCGAGACTTGGATCAATAATGCAGGTCTGGGAGAGGGTTCGTTCATTGCTGATCAGAATTTGGATAAAGTGGAGACCATGCTGCGTGTTAACATCGAATCTTTGACCATTCTATCTACACTGTATGTGCGAGATTATGCGGATGTCGAAGGTACTCAGTTGATTAACGTCTCCTCCGCACTCGGATATGCCATTGCTGTAGGCAGTGTTGCTTATTCTGCATCGAAATACTATGTTAGTGCCTTCACAGAAGGTCTTGCGAAAGAACTGGAACTGAAAGGTGCAAAACTGAAAGCGAAGGTTCTGGCACCAGCGATCACGGAAACAGAATTCGTGCAAAAATCACTAGATGCTGAAGCTTTTGATTACAAAGCGAATATGCCTAAATATCACACAGCTAAAGAAATGGCAGGCTTCATGATCAATCTGTATGATCACAATGAAGTGGTCGTAGGAATTGTAGACCAGAACTATGAGTTCCAACTGACAGGCGCAATCTACCCGGTGATTTCAGAATTGAATTAA
- a CDS encoding aldo/keto reductase — protein MEYRVLGNTGLKVSSFVLGTGTFGFWGNNTEKEAAVMLDEALVGGINLIDTADVYSSGQSEEILGNLLKGRREDVVLATKGGMPMGSGLNQSGNSKYWIKRAVEDSLRRLQTDYIDLYQLHQPDLHTDIEESLDALTDLVREGKIRYIGTSNFQAWQVTEAQWTSERKHTARFVSEQAPYSILNRSIEFDLLAATQKYGMGVMVWSPLSGGLLTGKYRSGEAAAADSRGAGSLGKLSMVVDPNREENRTKFEAVAKLQSLANEAGLTLPHLAMAFTQAHSSITSAIVGARTIEQLRETLKGSDIRLSTDILDAIDAIVPPGVTLDALEKGWTPDWLQANKRRIQG, from the coding sequence ATGGAATATCGTGTATTAGGAAATACTGGCCTTAAAGTAAGCAGTTTTGTATTAGGTACAGGCACGTTTGGTTTTTGGGGGAACAACACGGAGAAAGAAGCTGCAGTTATGTTGGATGAGGCTTTGGTTGGAGGCATTAACCTGATCGATACAGCGGACGTATACTCCAGTGGTCAATCCGAAGAAATTCTGGGTAACCTCTTAAAGGGACGTAGAGAGGATGTTGTTCTCGCCACAAAAGGCGGAATGCCCATGGGAAGTGGGCTTAATCAATCCGGTAACTCAAAGTATTGGATTAAGCGTGCAGTGGAGGATAGCTTGAGAAGACTGCAGACGGACTATATTGACCTGTATCAGTTACATCAACCAGATCTTCATACCGATATCGAAGAGAGTCTTGATGCACTTACGGATCTGGTTCGAGAAGGGAAGATTCGTTATATTGGTACGTCCAATTTTCAAGCATGGCAGGTAACCGAAGCACAATGGACTAGCGAACGTAAACATACGGCACGTTTTGTATCGGAACAAGCTCCATATTCCATTTTGAATCGGAGTATCGAGTTCGACTTACTTGCTGCAACTCAAAAATATGGAATGGGCGTCATGGTTTGGAGTCCACTTTCAGGTGGCTTACTAACAGGAAAATATCGCTCGGGGGAAGCGGCTGCCGCAGATTCAAGAGGAGCGGGATCTCTAGGGAAACTTTCTATGGTTGTGGACCCGAATCGAGAAGAAAACCGTACCAAGTTTGAAGCTGTTGCCAAGCTCCAGTCCCTTGCAAATGAAGCAGGATTAACGTTGCCGCATCTTGCGATGGCATTTACACAAGCTCATTCATCGATTACGTCTGCAATCGTCGGGGCAAGAACCATTGAACAACTGCGTGAAACGTTAAAAGGCAGTGATATCCGTTTAAGCACCGATATCTTGGATGCAATCGATGCGATCGTTCCGCCTGGTGTGACTCTGGATGCATTGGAAAAGGGCTGGACGCCGGATTGGTTACAAGCAAACAAACGAAGAATACAAGGTTAA
- a CDS encoding SDR family NAD(P)-dependent oxidoreductase: MLKTIAIIGAGPGLGYSLAKTFGRQGFRIALVSRTQEKLDQYAEQLNEMGIEAQGFAADITNKMQLTRAFQEIKNTFGTIDVVEFSPHSGSVPVTSVLETTDESVLQIFNNVVIGAINTARQVIPDMMERGEGAILFTSDLSAMSPSAMFGNSGIAMSGLRNYILNLHERLLPRGVFVGHLSISPLIKKGTEFDPDQVAEAWYALYKRRTQAEETFPKGIMQLLN, translated from the coding sequence GTGTTGAAAACTATTGCCATCATTGGTGCCGGACCCGGTCTGGGTTACTCATTAGCCAAAACGTTCGGGAGGCAAGGTTTTCGTATTGCTTTAGTGTCCAGAACACAGGAGAAGCTGGATCAATATGCGGAACAGCTGAACGAAATGGGAATTGAAGCTCAGGGATTCGCCGCAGATATTACGAACAAAATGCAATTGACCAGGGCGTTTCAAGAAATTAAGAATACATTCGGTACAATCGATGTCGTGGAGTTTAGCCCTCATAGTGGAAGCGTGCCGGTGACATCAGTTCTGGAAACGACGGATGAGAGTGTTCTTCAAATATTCAACAATGTCGTGATTGGAGCGATTAATACAGCCAGACAAGTGATTCCGGATATGATGGAGCGTGGCGAAGGGGCCATCCTGTTCACAAGTGATCTGTCAGCCATGAGTCCAAGCGCTATGTTCGGAAACTCAGGTATCGCGATGTCGGGTTTGAGGAACTATATCCTGAATTTACACGAACGGTTGCTTCCGCGTGGCGTGTTTGTTGGGCATCTATCCATCAGTCCGCTCATTAAGAAGGGGACAGAATTTGATCCGGATCAGGTTGCAGAGGCGTGGTACGCTCTATATAAGCGCAGAACACAGGCAGAAGAGACCTTTCCGAAAGGGATTATGCAACTATTGAATTGA
- a CDS encoding YolD-like family protein, translating into MSREYPLPYDRGNKKWTSLLLSEHRERLLQWKESHGKQERPVLTPERSNELAFLIQEAFYEQSYITITYFSDDEFQQLHGRIKNCRLDIKSIEVSSKDGPASILFRDIIEIL; encoded by the coding sequence ATGAGTAGAGAGTATCCTTTGCCGTATGACCGGGGAAATAAAAAATGGACTTCTCTTTTACTTTCAGAACATCGTGAACGTCTGTTGCAATGGAAAGAGAGTCATGGAAAGCAGGAAAGACCTGTTCTTACGCCAGAACGCAGTAACGAGCTTGCATTTCTAATTCAAGAAGCATTTTACGAACAAAGTTATATCACAATAACTTATTTTAGTGATGATGAATTTCAACAGTTACATGGCAGAATTAAAAATTGCAGGTTAGATATAAAATCAATTGAAGTAAGTAGTAAAGACGGTCCTGCCAGTATCCTTTTCAGAGACATCATTGAGATCCTATAA
- a CDS encoding DNA polymerase V, whose protein sequence is MLPPRQKWPNHSVLAIDAKSFYASVELSDRSLDPLKTKLAVVSDLSKRGSVVLAASPELKLQHNIKTGSRLFQIPNREDIILAQSRMGRYVDVSMGIMDILYKYAPSEAIHAYSIDEWLITIDGTEHMHGSHKQVAMKIKHDIYKVFGIPVSIGWGQNKVVAKITMDLIGKKSGYAECSYDQIEALLWPHSVRDVWGIGGRYARRLNAMGIYTLGQLARKPLHVLRQEFGPAMGEQFYYHANGLDFSPVFVDPIMEARKGFSNGITFMTDYSWEDTKVVIHELSDLLAARLRSYHMAAFTVNLSMRYTNDYNGRRFSQSITLASATNLSIHLFEACMTMNSKNEIPAPIRQISMSVTNVIHESEIQLDLFSWEEDEKQRALESALDKIVAKFGTTGIFRATSLTKAGTLQDRAKKIGGHYE, encoded by the coding sequence ATGTTACCACCAAGACAAAAGTGGCCCAATCATAGTGTTCTGGCCATTGACGCAAAAAGTTTCTACGCTTCAGTTGAGCTATCTGACCGGTCTTTGGATCCATTGAAGACCAAACTTGCTGTAGTCAGCGATTTGTCGAAACGCGGTAGTGTAGTGCTCGCAGCATCACCCGAATTAAAACTCCAACACAATATCAAAACGGGTAGCAGGCTTTTCCAGATTCCTAACCGTGAAGATATCATATTGGCTCAATCCCGTATGGGAAGATATGTAGATGTGTCTATGGGTATCATGGATATTTTATATAAATATGCACCATCAGAAGCTATACATGCTTATTCTATTGATGAGTGGCTGATTACAATAGATGGTACTGAACATATGCATGGCTCGCATAAACAGGTCGCCATGAAGATTAAGCATGATATATACAAAGTATTTGGAATTCCTGTAAGTATAGGTTGGGGGCAAAATAAAGTTGTTGCTAAGATAACGATGGACTTAATTGGTAAAAAAAGTGGTTATGCTGAATGTAGTTATGATCAAATTGAAGCACTTCTGTGGCCACATTCAGTGAGGGACGTTTGGGGCATTGGAGGTCGATATGCGAGAAGACTCAATGCAATGGGAATCTATACACTGGGTCAATTAGCCCGAAAACCGCTACATGTGCTGCGACAAGAGTTTGGTCCAGCCATGGGAGAACAATTCTATTATCATGCAAACGGATTAGATTTTAGTCCTGTTTTTGTTGATCCAATAATGGAGGCTCGTAAAGGGTTTTCCAATGGGATTACCTTCATGACTGATTACTCGTGGGAAGACACAAAAGTAGTTATTCACGAATTATCTGATTTACTTGCTGCTCGGCTTCGCTCTTATCATATGGCAGCTTTTACAGTGAATTTGTCAATGCGTTATACGAATGATTATAATGGTCGGCGCTTTTCTCAATCGATCACTTTAGCATCCGCGACCAATTTATCCATTCATTTATTCGAAGCCTGTATGACTATGAATTCTAAGAATGAGATACCGGCACCAATTCGACAAATTTCCATGTCAGTAACGAATGTCATTCATGAATCAGAAATCCAGTTGGATTTATTTAGTTGGGAAGAGGATGAGAAACAACGGGCTCTTGAATCAGCTTTAGACAAAATAGTAGCCAAATTCGGAACCACAGGAATCTTCCGAGCAACATCACTTACCAAGGCTGGTACCCTTCAAGATCGTGCTAAGAAAATAGGTGGCCATTATGAGTAG
- a CDS encoding CarD family transcriptional regulator: MNGVKTGEMVFYPFHGVGLLKEKVTRPCEDKQKDYLKVYFHELKMEIFIPVDSAEQKGIRALTSRETLEQSKKHFFKKYNKLPLLASERKKSLDRKLKSGEVLNIIEVIRDLVCASQYDLRLGFQDKQLLEVASNLLKDELMHVLNLSSEEVSEILKRTIKSRSKNK; this comes from the coding sequence ATGAATGGAGTCAAGACAGGAGAAATGGTTTTTTATCCATTTCATGGGGTAGGGCTCTTAAAAGAAAAAGTAACGCGTCCATGTGAAGATAAACAAAAGGATTACCTCAAAGTCTATTTTCATGAACTAAAAATGGAGATTTTCATACCTGTGGACTCGGCTGAACAGAAGGGAATAAGGGCACTGACAAGTCGAGAAACTTTAGAGCAATCAAAGAAACATTTCTTTAAAAAATACAATAAATTACCTCTTCTAGCCTCTGAAAGAAAGAAATCGTTGGACCGAAAGCTAAAATCAGGAGAAGTCCTTAACATAATTGAGGTGATTCGAGATTTAGTCTGTGCATCTCAATATGATCTTAGATTAGGTTTCCAGGACAAACAGTTACTTGAAGTAGCAAGTAACTTACTGAAAGACGAATTGATGCATGTTCTCAATTTATCGAGTGAAGAAGTTTCTGAAATTCTGAAGCGTACTATTAAGTCAAGATCAAAGAACAAATAA
- a CDS encoding sigma-70 family RNA polymerase sigma factor: MNKEYFNESIAMYEDNKDTHVRQLRKESSMKDSLQFYLDNIGKVPLLSKEDETILASQVKQGNEKAKLKFIEANLRLVVNIASKYKWNDLPLLDLIQEGNLGLIRAVEKFDFQKGFKFSTYATWWIRRAIEQAIVEKGRIIRFPTHIFELLRRWQKIYQVFFSEFGRDPTLEEMVHKMNMPMNKIIEIKKLAEKLVLSLDLEVGVDKDTKLGDLLECTNEKSTVKLVEQKFLEERINNVLHTLSEREEGIIRFRYGFDDGEVHSFQEIGEVYGVSRQRIYQIEIKALKKISEYFREERLQDFLEV; the protein is encoded by the coding sequence ATGAATAAAGAATATTTTAATGAATCAATTGCAATGTATGAAGATAATAAAGACACCCATGTCCGACAATTACGGAAAGAAAGTTCGATGAAGGATTCTCTACAATTTTATTTAGACAACATAGGAAAAGTACCGCTTCTTTCTAAAGAGGATGAAACAATTTTGGCAAGCCAAGTCAAACAAGGCAATGAAAAAGCTAAGCTGAAATTCATAGAGGCGAATTTGCGTTTAGTTGTCAATATTGCAAGCAAGTATAAATGGAATGACTTGCCTCTTCTTGATCTCATTCAAGAGGGAAACCTAGGTCTAATAAGAGCAGTAGAAAAATTCGATTTTCAGAAGGGTTTCAAATTCAGTACCTATGCGACTTGGTGGATCCGCCGAGCAATAGAACAGGCTATCGTAGAAAAAGGACGAATTATTAGATTTCCAACTCACATTTTTGAATTATTGAGAAGATGGCAAAAAATTTACCAAGTCTTTTTTTCAGAATTTGGTCGTGATCCTACTCTTGAAGAGATGGTACACAAAATGAATATGCCAATGAACAAGATAATTGAAATAAAAAAACTGGCTGAAAAACTAGTTTTGTCTCTAGACTTAGAGGTTGGGGTAGACAAAGATACAAAACTCGGAGATTTGCTTGAATGTACTAACGAAAAAAGTACCGTTAAACTTGTAGAACAAAAATTTCTAGAGGAAAGGATAAACAATGTTCTTCATACTTTGAGCGAGCGGGAAGAAGGTATAATTCGTTTTCGCTACGGATTTGATGACGGAGAAGTGCATAGTTTTCAAGAAATAGGTGAGGTGTATGGTGTTTCGCGTCAACGTATTTACCAAATTGAAATTAAAGCATTAAAAAAAATAAGCGAATATTTTCGTGAAGAACGACTTCAGGACTTTCTTGAGGTCTGA
- the recA gene encoding recombinase RecA, whose protein sequence is MNTELPSTSKIEKQKMLEKALAEIERTFGKGSIMRLGEHSTNRVTETISTGSIGLDLALGIGGVPKGRVIEIYGPESSGKTTLALHVVAEIQKVGGTGAYIDAEHALDPTYARALGVDVDSMLISQPDTGEQALEITEALVRSGSVDVIVVDSVAALVPRAEIEGEMGDVHMGLQARLMSQALRKLTGTISKTQSIIIFINQLREKIGVMFGSPEVTSGGRALKFFSSIRLDIRRIESIKNGSEIVGNHVRVKVVKNKLAPPFRMTEFDIMYGEGISRMGELIDIGIERGLIQKSGSWFFQGELRLGQGRDSAKKYFMDHPDEAKTLEDEIRKWEHASVGDNEKNSVQDKHDPLLDARDDRAKLNND, encoded by the coding sequence ATGAACACTGAATTACCATCGACATCAAAGATTGAAAAACAAAAAATGTTAGAAAAGGCATTGGCGGAGATTGAGCGAACTTTCGGAAAAGGATCTATCATGCGCTTAGGTGAACATTCAACTAATAGAGTAACAGAAACAATTTCAACAGGTTCTATTGGTCTTGATCTGGCATTGGGAATAGGTGGTGTACCAAAAGGTAGAGTGATTGAAATATATGGCCCAGAGTCGTCAGGTAAAACTACTCTTGCTCTCCATGTCGTTGCAGAGATTCAAAAAGTAGGTGGAACGGGAGCATATATAGACGCAGAACATGCATTGGATCCAACCTATGCAAGAGCATTAGGTGTTGATGTTGATTCAATGCTTATTTCCCAGCCTGACACCGGAGAGCAGGCTCTAGAGATCACAGAAGCATTAGTAAGATCTGGCTCTGTTGATGTGATTGTTGTAGATTCTGTGGCAGCGCTCGTTCCTCGTGCAGAAATTGAAGGGGAAATGGGAGATGTCCATATGGGACTCCAAGCGCGTTTAATGAGTCAAGCATTAAGAAAGCTGACAGGAACAATCTCAAAAACACAAAGTATTATCATTTTTATAAATCAACTTAGAGAAAAAATTGGTGTAATGTTTGGTAGTCCGGAAGTAACTTCAGGAGGGCGAGCATTAAAATTTTTTTCCTCTATACGCCTTGATATTCGTCGAATAGAATCCATAAAAAATGGATCTGAAATTGTAGGAAATCATGTACGTGTCAAAGTTGTGAAAAACAAATTAGCTCCACCATTTCGGATGACTGAGTTTGACATCATGTATGGTGAGGGTATCTCAAGGATGGGAGAACTTATCGATATAGGAATTGAACGTGGATTGATTCAGAAATCTGGTTCTTGGTTTTTTCAGGGAGAATTGAGACTTGGACAAGGGAGAGATTCAGCAAAGAAATATTTTATGGATCATCCCGATGAAGCAAAAACATTAGAAGATGAAATTCGAAAATGGGAGCACGCTTCTGTAGGTGATAATGAGAAAAATTCAGTACAGGACAAACACGATCCATTATTGGATGCTAGGGATGATAGGGCCAAATTGAATAATGATTAA